The window GACCCTGCATATCCGCATTAAAACGAAAAAAGATGATATCCAGTCGGTCACCTTGCTGGCTATTGATCCGTTCAACTGGAAACCGGTAGCCAAGGATTCGCATGTCTATGATTTTGCTATTGATACAATGCAGCATGTGGAGATGAAGAAGGAGTATGTTACCCGTTATCATGATTGCTGGTTTGCCGAGCTCCCGGGCTTTAACTGGAGAAGAATTAAGTATGGCTTTGTGCTGAATGACGGCCATGAGTGTTGTTTTGCCGGCTGCCAGCAGTTCGTTCCGCTTCCCGAAGACTGGACACCACCTAAGGATCACACGAACTATTTCTATTATCCTTATATTCTGGAAGAAGATCTGTATGAGGCGCCGACTTGGGTAAAGGATACGGTATGGTATCAGATTTTTCCGGACCGGTTCAACCGGGGTTCTGCTGAAGAGGATGCGAAAGATAGGGAAGATCTACTGGAATGGGGCAGTGATGAGCTGGACGGCGTTCATAAAAAGTTCGGCGGAAATCTGCAAGGCGTCATTGAAAAACTGGACTACATCCGGGATCTGGGCTGTGACGGCATTTATTTCACACCTATTTTTGATTCGCCAAGCTCACACAAATATGATACGAAAGATTATTTCAAGATTGATCCGCATTTCGGTGACAATGATAAACTGGGCCTTCTGGTAGAAGAGGCGCACAAGCGGGGGATACGGGTCATGCTCGATGCGGTGTTCAACCATTGCGGCTATGAGCATCCGTTCTGGCAGGATGTATTGAAGCACGGCAGCAGCTCGCCTTATTTTGACTACTTCTATATCCTGGACGCGGACAAACCAGTGGTACCTGACACTGCGCTTGCGGCCAGGGAAGGCTATTATTTCGGAGAGCATTTGAATTACCGGACGTTTGCGTATACGGAGCAGATGCCCAAGTGGAATACCGCCAATCCTGCGGCAAGGGAGTATCTGATAAGCGCAGCTGTCTATTGGACGGAACACTATAATATTGACGGCTGGCGGCTCGATGTGGCGAACGAAGTTTCCCATGATTTTTGGCGGGAATTCCGGAAACGGATCAAGGCCATCCGCAAAGACATTTATATTCTCGGTGAAAACTGGCTCTATTCGAATCCGTGGCTGCAGGGTGACCAGTTCGATGCGGTGATGAATTACGAGTTCACTGGACCGGTTACCCGCTACTTCGGGACGAATCTTCCGGAACAGGAGCAGTATACTGCTGAGGATTTTGTGAATGCCATCAATCAGCTGCTGGTCAGCTATCCTAAGCATGTGGCGCGGAATATGTTCAATCTGCTCGACAGCCATGATACCGCGCGGATTCTGCACTTTTGCGGAGACGACCCGGAGCTGGTGAAGCTTCCTTATGTTTTCCTGCTGACCTATGGCGGTTCTCCGAGCATCTATTATGGCGGTGAGGTTGGCCTGGGCGGAGACGAACATCATAACCGTCAGTGTATGCCTTGGAAGCCGGAGCAGCAGAATCTGGCGCTATATCAGACGATCCGCAGACTGATCGGGCTCCGCAAGGAGAATCCGCTGTTTAAGGCGATTGATATCGAGTGGTTATCAGCAGGGGGAGCAACTAATACTTTGATTTACAAAAAAGAAAGCAGCAGCGGAACCCTGTATGTACTCATCCATAATTCCAGCGAGCCAGCTGATATTGGGCTCCCTAGCGAATTACAAGGACGGAAAATGAGAGATTTGTACAATGATCAGCCGGTTGAAACCGCTGCGGAAATCCGTATGGAATCTCATTCGTTCAGGCTGCTGGCAGCGGAGTAAACTAAATCATGCAGGAGGAACAGTCATGACATCAGGTACGAAACGGTCTATTCTGGAAAAAATGACGATGACCGTTGAACGGAAGGACAACCGCGCAGTCTCTTTTACCAATAAAGAAGCTGCCTATTACTTTACCCAATCCCATGTAACGGATCATCCTGAACACGCTTATTTTGAGGGATTGAACGTTGCGAAGAACCGGCTCTTTGGCGGGTACACCTTGTATGCAGACCATCAGGAGCTGGATGATCAGGAAGCTGCAGTTGAGGTCAGCCCCTATTCCATGATCCGCACCCACGGCAGTCTGACTGAAGAGCTGTGGCTGTTTGATTACCGGAATGTGCTTGAGGTGAGCCTGAGCGGGGCAGGCCAAGACATTGGGATTGCTCTAAAAGGGAAAGAGCTGGAGTATTTGAAGCTCAGCAGGAATACTGCATATTTCAAGGCAATGGAAGGGGAGTGGGTAATTGCCCTGCGTCCCCGTAATGCCCGTCCGTTATCGCTGCTGAGTAAGGTCTTCCATACAGAAGCCGAAGCCGGGGGATTCTACATTTCCGCTGCCCGGACAGAAGCTGAAGCAGCAGCCTTAATTCAGGATACTGAAGCGCACGCAAACCGTCTGAAGTCTGAGCGCATAAAGCGTATGGAGGATTTTTTACAGCAAAATGTTTATATAAACAGCAGTAACGAACAGCTGACCCTCGCACTGAACTGGCTCAGCTTAACTATGGATCAGCTCGTAACCAGACAACAGGGCGATGGGATCTATGCCGGATTGCCCTGGTTCAATGAATACTGGGGACGCGATCAGTTCATCGCTCTTCCGGGTGCGGTACTGGTCAGCGGCCAGTTTGAAACGGCTAAGCATATTCTCATGTCCTTTGCCGAATACCAGAACACCGATGAGACTTCAAAATATTACGGCAGAGTTCCGAATATCCTGGCACCGGAGAATATCGACTATCATACCACCGACGGGACACCGCGGTTTATTATCCAGCTGCAGGACTATGTAAAATATTCCGGGGACACAGAGATTATTAATAAGCTGTACCCGGCGGTGCGCAGCAGTATCGAGGGTTCGCTCAAGCACTGGGTGGATGCCAAAGGCTATCTTACCCATGACGACAATGAGACCTGGATGGATGCGCGGGATGCTGATTTGAACTCTTACTCTCCAAGAGAAACCCGCGCCAATGATATACAGGCCCTTTGGTATCACCAGCTGCGGGCGGGTGTGTATTTTGCCGAATATATGGGCGATCAGAAGAATGCAGAGCAGTGGGGAAGCCTGGCTGACCGGTTAAAAAGTAATTTCGAGCGGGATTTCCGCGATCCGTCACATCCTTATCTGGCGGATCGTTTGGATGCTGCTGACGAGCCGGAGTTCTCTCTGCGTCCGAACCAGCTGTTTGCTTTTGACATGTTCGAAGATCGTGACTTTAAAGCTGCCGCAGTCCGTACCGCATGGGAGGAGCTGGTATATCCTTGGGGCGTTGCTTCCCTTGACCGGCAGCACCCGTTCTTCCATCCCTTCCACCTGACAGAGAAGTATCATAAAGATGAAGCTTATCATAACGGCACCGTGTGGACCTGGCTGAACGGCATAGCCATGCAGCGCATGATAGAATCCGGGCAGGAAGAAATCGCATACAAGCTCTTCCATAATATGAACTGGCAGGCGCTTCATCTTGGGGTCGTCGGCGGGCTGAGTGAAAACCTGGATGCCTACCCGCACGAAGGAGAGAATTGGGCTAAACTGACTGGGGCTTATCTTCAGGCCTGGTCCAATGCAGAGCAGCTGCGTGTATGGTATCAGTATTTCCTGGGCATCCGGCCTGATATGATCCATCACAAGGTTCTGCTTGCTCCGCGAATTCCGCAGGAAATAACGGATCTCCAATTTCATGTAAAAGTTGGAGAAGGAACACTCGAGGCTGAATATTCAGCAAATCGCAGCGAGCAGCGGTATATCTACCGCTTCAAGGGAGTTAAACTTAAGGCAGTGATCGATATTGCGCCGTTTGCCGAATTGGAGCTTGAGGCCGAAGCGGGAGCTGAGCTACGGCTAAGCCGGACAGGGCTGGAGCTTGAGATTGAACTTGTGAACGAGCGCGGAGAAATCATCAGGAAGCTAACCGTCCAACCTTCTAAGGACAGAATAGAGCAGCAGCTGCACAGTGACCAGCTCTTTGCGGGTGTGCATTTTGCAGAGCCGCTTGCACTAGAGAAGCATCCTGTAATGCAACGGGAAAGTACAACGGTTGTAGGTACAGAGGAATAACCGGATATGTTTGGAGACCCAAAAGACCAGCCTTTATAAGGCTGGTCTTTTGGGAGGTAATCCTAAATTCCGCTGCGTGGATCCGTCAGCTTATGAGAACAGGGGCTTACGATTCTATTTACAAAGAAAGCCCCTATGCGGGGCCGTTTGTTAGAATCTGTGTGCGTATTTGCGGAGTTCCTCAGGAATGCTGATTTCCCCTAAAATAGCTTCAACTGCCTGCCATGCCTCTTGAAAAACACCACCGCTATAACTCGTCCGATTCCGGGCGGGGCCGGTCATTGACATATCAAATACGATATATTCCCCGACATCTTCAATCACTCTAAAGCTTACTGCACGGTCATTTTTCTGAATCCGTACTTCTTCCATGATGCTTCCTCCTCATTGGATGTACCTGTACAAAGGCTTATTCACTACTAGAATTATACTATTAACGTGCATGTGCATCAATTCACAAATGCGATTTGCTATTTTTCGGGGTTGTGTATGATAATCTTGTTAGAGATTAGCTATATAATAACATTAGCGAGAGGAGACAAGATATTATGAAGCTGCTTAGCTATATTCAAAACGGCGGTTACCGCCTGGGAATACATACGGATAACGGCATACTGGACGTTACAGATGCTTCGGTTGTCTATGGACTAGAGGAAACTGCGGAATTAAGTATTCAGGACGTCATAAACGGAGGCGCAGAAATCCTTAAAAGACTGCTGAACCTTCAACAATTGGCTGAAAATGATACTAATGGCAGGCTGCAGCTGCTAGATGAATCCAAGCTGGCCTTTGCGCCCTGCGTAACCAGCCCCGGAAAAATCGTGTGTGTAGGCCTGAACTACCGCAAGCATGCGGAAGAAACGAAGGCAGCGATCCCGCAGACGCCGATTCTATTCAGCAAATTCAATAATGCGCTGGCTGGACATCTGGAGACTGTACCTCTGCCTGCAGCCTCGCAGCAAGTAGACTATGAAGCGGAACTGGCCATAGTGATTGGCCGTAAAGCCTATAATGTAAGCAAAGAGGAAGCGCTGGATTATGTCTTCGGGTACTGCTGTGCGAATGACCTGTCAGCCCGTGATTTGCAGTTCCGGACCCAGCAATGGCTGCTAGGTAAAACCTGTGATAAATTCGCTCCCGTAGGCCCTTATCTGGTTACTGCCGATGAAGTCGGGAACCCGAATAACCTGAGGATCTCCTGTGCGGTTAACGGTGAAGCCCGTCAATCCTCCAACACGGAGGATATGATCTTCCATTGTGATGAGATTATCAGCTACATCTCACAGCATTTGACGCTCGAACCGGGGGACATAATTCTGACTGGTACACCGGAAGGTGTGGTACTCGGCTACCCGACGGAGCAGCAGGTATTCCTGAAGTCTGGCGATATCGTGACCGTGGAGATTGAAAAGCTTGGTAGGCTAACTAATACTATCACTGTGTAAAATTGTGAGCTGCAATATATATCAAATAAAAATGCAAAGCCATAATCATCTGCGTTCCAGCAGAGTTATGGCTTATTTAAATGGGCTATTCCTTCTTTCCGCAGCTTAATCGTCGGATGCGGGTATTTGTTCTTTTTTCGCTTCTCCAAGCTTCTTTCGTTCGATATGAGTCACTCCCCATTGGTGTAAGGCTTCCATAATCGGGGCCAGAGTCATGCCGTATTCCGTGATGGAGTATTCCACTTTCGGCGGAATTTGCGGATAAATGACTCGGGAAAGGATCTCTTCCTCCTCTAATTGGCGCAGATGGAGCGTAAGCATCCTTTGCGTGATATTGGGCAGCAATCTTCTTAGTTCATTGAACCGTAAGGGTTTACCTTGAAGCAAATGATAAATGATACTCGGCTTCCATTTGCCGACGATCGACTCCATTGTCACAACGAATTGACATTGGTCAGGATTCTTTTGCATACTTTAGCCTCCCGTACAGTACCTTTTTTCATACTATACCACATTATTGTTCCTACTTATCAAAAGAAAGTAAATATATTATGATCACCATGAAAGTGTTATTACTCTGATCATAGAAGGGAAGTTTTAATAATGGCAATAGTACTGTACATCACCGCACATCCTCTTGATTCTCAGGCATCCTATAGCCTCGCGGTAGGAGAAGAATTTATTGAAGCGTACCGTGAAGCAAATCCGGCAGATGAAATTGTTCATTTGGATCTGTACAAAGAGAATATCCCGCCAATCGATGCGGATGTTTTACACGGGTGGGAAAAGCTTCGGTCGGGTTCATCGTTCATCCAACTATCGGATGCCGAGAAATCAAAAGTAGACCGTCTTGGGGTGATTGTTGATCAATTCGTGGCCGCTGATAAGTACGTTTATGTTTCCCCGATGTGGAATTTCTCGATCCCGCCAATTTTGAAAGCATACACGGATGCGACTTCAATTCCGGGGAAGACATTCAAATATACTGACAATGGCCCTGTGGGCCTGTTGCCCGGCAAGACAGCCTTGCACATTCAAGCTAGCGGCTCCGTTTATACGGAGGGTCCTCTTGCTCCACTTGAAATGGGATATAGCTATTTGAAAAAGGTTTTGAATTTCTATGGGATATCGATTGAGGCGATATTTGTGGAAGGAACGGCAATATCAGATCGGGCTCTATCTGTAAAAGAAAAAGCAATTGCACATGCAAAGGAAGTTGCCAAACGTTTCTAACAAAGGCTGTTCCAAATGCAGCGCTGGGACCTGTAAGACAATAACCGGCCCCTTTTTGACCTTTTGGGTAACGGATGGCTATGAAAAATTATATTTACTACAAGGGTGGACAGTAGTCCATCCTTTTTTCTATACCGGAAAACGTTAGATATCTCACAAATCCTGTGGGAATATCCGATATGCATAATCTTTTCAACAATTCGCAAAAAGATCAAAAACAAGCAGACAAAACCCGGAATTTAAGTATGGAGTGCTGCATAGTCTAGAGTAATTCTTCTCGCGTAAGCTTTTGTAGAAGGGAAACAGTCAGTGGAGTGGCTGGTTTCGGTCTGCCGTGAGGGATGGAGGCAGTTGTACGATGGACGCCCTATTAAGCAAATTGTCTGAACAGCATATTCTCACAGCAGATGAAATCATCTGGTTTCTCCGGCATTTAACCCCCGACCTTAAGAAACGATTATATCTTTTAGCTTCTGAGACCTGCAAGCAGTATTATGCTGAAAGCGTTTACTCCCGCGGTTTAATTGAGTTCTCAAACTTCTGCAAACAGGATTGTATGTATTGTGGTCTGCGCAGATCCAATTCTCTGGCCCAGCGGTATAGGCTGACGGAGGAAGAAATTCTTGAGTGTGCTGAAGAGGGTTATCAGCTTGGATATCGTTCGTTTGTACTGCAGAGCGGGGAGGATTTCCGGTTTACAGAGCAAGCGATGGTCTCGATTGTCAGAAATCTGAAAAGACTTTTTCCCGATTCAGCGGTTACATTGTCAGTCGGCGAACGAAGTGAAGCCTTTTATCGTGCAATGTATGATGCAGGCGCTGACCGGTATCTGCTGCGGCATGAGGCAGCATCGCGTCCGCTCTATGAGTCGCTGCATCCCGGTATGTCGTATGACAACCGCATGAACTGCCTGCGTGTGCTGAAAGAGATCGGCTATCAGGTTGGGGCCGGCTTTATGGTGGGGCTTCCCGGCCAAACCTATCAGCATCTTGCCGAAGATTTGCTGTTCCTGCAAGAGTTCCGTCCGGAAATGATCGGGATCGGCCCGTTTATCCCTCATAGTGCAACACCGCTTAAAGAGGCTGCCGGCGGAACAGTAGAGGACACTCTGGTCATGATAGCCATGGCAAGGCTAATGGTTCCCGATGCTTTAATGCCAGCTACCACTGCTATGGGCACACTTGATCCTGTTGGACGGGAAAAAGCGATTGCGGCAGGAGCGAACGTGGTTATGCCAATTCTGTCCCCGCTGCAGGTCCGCCGCAAATATGCGCTCTATGAGCATAAAATCTGTATGGGCGATGATCCCGCGCATTGCCGGAGCTGTATTGAGATGCGGATTGCCGTCTCCGGATACAAGCTGGAGCTGAGCCGCGGCGACCACTGTAATTTTCCCCGCTTATCTAAGGAAGAATCCGCAAGGTGAGCTTTCTTATAAGAAAGTAAGTGAAACAATTCACTTACGGTGTATAGAATTCAGCAGCACTACAAAGGAGGAAACCAGTTGTCTACTTTGACGAAGAAAAATGCACTCGGCTTCTTTGAAATCCGGCTTGAATCCATCGGCGGACTTGGCGCCAACCTGGCAGGAAAAATGCTTGCGGAGACCGGCGCGCTCGAACTGGGCTTTAACGCCGCTAACTTCTCTTCCTACGGCTCTGAGAAAAAAGGCTCCCCCGTGAAAACCTTTGTCCGCTTCTGTGATCCGGAGATTGAAATCAGAGATCATAGTCCGATTGAAGAGCCGCATCTGATCGCGGTTTTCCACGAGGCTCTGTACAAGATTGTGAACGTGGCAAGCGGCCTGCAGCCAGACGGGGTCGTCCTGGTCAATACAACCCGCGACTTCGATGAAGTACGTTCAAGTCTGAAGATTGAATCCGGGACAATTGCCCTGATTGATGCCATGGGGATAGCCGTTGAAGAGAGAACCAAGATTAACACCGCGATGCTTGGCGCGATGTTCCGTATTTGTGATTTCCTCGATCCCGAAGCGATGCGTACCGTTATCCGCAGAACGTTCGAGAAGAAATATCCGCAGCTTGTGGAGCCCAACCTCCGTACTTTCGACCGGGGCTACAATGAGGTGCAATTCAAAACCTATGACGTACCGGAAGGTTCGCAGATTAAACCTTTCAAACGTGTACAATCCTTGCTTGGTTACAAAACGCAATTGCCAGGCGGAGTGATCGCCGCACAGGGAAACAGCATTCTTAAGGATCTGGGCGGTTCCCGCGCCGGGCTGCTGCCGGAGTTTCATGCCGCTAAATGCATCAATTGTGCTGCCTGCGATAATGTCTGCCCTGACTATTGCTTCGTATGGGAATCGGCAGAAGACAAGCGCGGCCGCCTGCAGCAGGTTCTTCGGGGCATTGATTATCAATATTGTAAGGGCTGCCTGAAATGTGTTGAAGCCTGCCCTTCTGATGCGCTGACCAGCCTCCGCGAAGAACCCGGCTATGCTGAACTGAACCGTGTTGCCCAAGTGTTCTGTTAAATGAAGAGGGAGGAACCTACTAATGGCTGTTAGTGAAAATAAATTATCTGATGCTGTACCTGCCGAGCAGGTCACATGCTTTGAATCCGGCAATGAGATGGCGGCTACAGCAGCCGCACAGATCAACTACCACATGATGGGCTATTTCCCGATCACTCCATCCACTGAGGTGGCCCAATATCTCGATCAGATGAAGGCCCGCGGGCAGCATGATATTCAGCTCGTTGCAGCGGATGGCGAACACGGCTCCGCAGGCATCTGCTATGGCGCAGCTATGGCTGGGGCACGGGTCATCAACGCCACCAGCTCGCAAGGGTTTCTGTATATGCTGGAGCAGCTGCCTACCCAGTCAGGTACTCGCTTTCCAATGGTCCTAAATCTTGTTACCCGTGCGGTCAGCGGCCCGCTGGATATCCGCGGCGATCATTCCGACCTGTATTACGGCCTGAATACCGGCTGGGTCATTCTGACAGCCAGCACACCGCAGGCTGTATACGATATGAACATTATGGCACTCAGGATTGCCGAGCATTCGGAAGTCCGGCTGCCGGTAATTGTAGCTTATGACGGCTTCTTCACCTCCCATCAAAAACGCAAAGTGAAGTACTTCAAGGATAACGCTGTAGTTCAGCAGTTTGTAGGACCGAATCCGAACCACGCCTACGCGAATGTATCTGACCCGTCCCGGCCGGTGACCATTGGTGCGCATATGGGCGGTGATGACCTGCTCAACAACCATTATCAGCTGTCCGAAGCGCTTGAAAAGGCCGGCGGAGTATACAGTGAGGTAGCCCGGGAATATGCGCTTTTGTCCGGACGTGAATATAAGGTTCTCGATCTGTACCGGATGGAAGATGCGGAATATGCCTTGTTCCTGCTCAATTCTGCGGGAGAGACGGCCAAGGATACCGTCGATGCACTGCGTGCAAAAGGGATCAAAGCAGGGCTGATCCGTCCGAATATCATCCGGCCGTTTCCGGCAGAAGAGCTGCGTACTGCGCTTAAGAATGTCAAGGCCCTGCTTGTTGGCGAACGTGCGGACTCTTATGGTGCACAAGGCGGCAATCTGACCCATGAAATCCGCTCGGCACTGCAAATTGATCCGGACAACAAAACCATGATCCTCTCGCGGATCTTTGGCCTGGGCGGTAAGGATTTCTATGCGGATGATGCAGCTGCTTTCTTCCAGCTGGCCATCGATGCAGCGGAGCAAGGCAGTGCGGAGAAACCTTTTGACTATTACGGCTATTATCCCGGTGAAGAAAAAGACGCACTCGCGCCGGTAATCGAACCGATGCATGGCAATGCATTTAGAACCGGACTGATACAGGTAACCCAAAACGAAGAAACGGGCCTGCTCAAAGTGAAGCTGCCACCGCTGCGGCAATTGACTGTGAAGCCTCACCGTTTAGCTCCCGGACATGGCGCCTGCCCCGGCTGCGGAGCACTTTCTGCCCTGGAATTGTTCTTCAAAGGCATTGAGGGTGACATGGTCGTATTGTTCCAGACTGGCTGCGCGTATGTGGTCACGGCAAGCTATCCGTATTCCTCACACAAACAGACCTTTGTGCACAACCTCTTCCAGAATGGTGCAGCTACACTGGCCGGGATGGTGGATGCTTTCTATGAGCTGAAGCGGCGCGGGGAAATCCAGGTTGCTGATGATGTTACCTTTGTGATGGTCTCCGGTGACGGCGGTATGGATATCGGGATGGGAGCGACCGTTGGCGCAGCCCTGCGCAACCATAAAATGATCATTCTGGAATACGACAATGAAGGCTATATGAACACCGGTTCCCAGCTGTCCTATAGCACGCCGATGGGGCACATGACCAGCACCTCAGGTGTCGGCTCAGCGCAAAAAGGTAAAAAAGGCCACCACAAAGACACCGCGCAAATACTGGCTGCCTGCAATATTCCTTATGTGTTTACCGGTGTGGAGAGCAATCCTCAGGATCTTCTGCAAAAAGCGGCTAAAGCCCAGTGGTATGCGAATAACGTGGGCACGGCCTACGGCAAAATCCTCTGCGCCTGCCCGCTCAACTGGAAAACACCGGATGACCAAGGCAATGAGCTGGTGAAGGCGGCTGTGGATTCCTGCTTCTTCCCGCTGTATGAGATTGAACAGGGGATTACCCGCATTACCTATAATCCGGAAGAGAAGGGCAAGCGGATCCCGGCGGTTGACTGGCTGAAACGTATGGGCAAAACGAAACATCTGGTGAAGGATACCGAGCTGCTGCAGGATTTTGAAAATGAAATCGAACGCCGCTGGAACCGTTTGAAGCTCAGACATGAAAACGCGCTGCTCTAATCTTGATTGAAGGGAGCCTGCCTAAATGGAACACCAACAAACCTGCTCAAGCGCCGACATTGCCGAAGCCGATGAGAGGCTGGAGAAAGTGAAACATGCCATCGAGCAGTTCAAACTCATGAAGGGCGCTTTGATCCCTGTACTTCATGAAGTACAGGATATATACGGCTTTTTGCCGGAGCCTGTGCTCCAGGTGGTTTCGGAAGAGCTTAACCTGCCCTTAAGTGAAATTTATGGGGTAGCTTCGTTTTATCATTTCTTTTCCCTGACTCCGAAAGGAGAGAATGTGATTCATGTCTGCATGGGAACAGCCTGCTACATCAAAGGGGCTCAAGCGGTGCTGGACCGTCTCAGTACAGAGCTGAAGGTTCCTGTGCAAGGAACGACAGAGGACAATAAATTTACGTTAGAAGCGACACGTTGTCTGGGAGCCTGCGGGCTCGCCCCTGTCATGACCATCGGAGAGAAAGTGCATGGACGTTTAGTGCCTAATGCCGTGCCGAAAATTCTTATTGAGTACAAGTGATTCCCGGCAATTCACGCACATTTTTAACGGGAGGTATTGGCATGAAGCTGTTAACGGATCTTGATGCTATCCGCACGCTTACGCAGAGCCGTCTGGATAACCGGAGAATCACCGGGGCCTCCGGCGAGTCCATTACATTCAGATCAGTGATGGTGTGCGGCGGTACAGGATGCACATCCTCGGATTCTAATACAATTATCGCAGCTTTGGAGCAGGAAATATCCAGCCACGGGATTGAGAGCCAGGTGGAGGTCGTACGAACAGGCTGTTTCGGCCTTTGCGAGCTGGGACCAGTCGTGATCGTCTATCCGGAAGGTATTTTTTACAGCCGGGTGGAGGTGAAGGATATTCCTGCTCTGGTGGAGCAGCATTTGCTGAACGGCAAGCCTTATGACAAGAAAATATACGAAAAGACCCGGCATGGCGAAGAAATTCTGAGCTTTGAGGAAACGGACTTTTATAAAAAACAAGTGCGGATCGCGCTGCGCAACTGCGGTACCATTGATCCCGAAGTCATAGATGAGTACATTGCCAGTGACGGTTACAAAGCGCTTGCTCAGGTGCTTACGACGATGAGCCGCGAGCAAGTGATTGACACGGTTAAGCAGTCCGGGCTGCGGGGACGCGGCGGCGGCGGCTTTCTCACCGGTCTTAAGTGGGAGTTCGCGGCCAAACAGAACAAACCGCAGAAGTATGTCATCTGCAATGCCGATGAGGGTGATCCGGGAGCTTTCATGGACCGTTCGATCCTGGAAGGCAATCCGCACTCGGTCATCGAGGCGATGGCCATTGCTGGGTATGCCATTGGCGCGAACCAGGGGTTCATCTATGTCCGAGCAGAATATCCTATCGCGGTACAGCGGTTTACCAAAGCGCTGGATCAGGCGCGAGAGTACGGGCTGCTGGGCGATGATATTTTTGGCACCGGCTTCACCTTTAACATTGATGTGCGCCTTGGAGCGGGGGCGTTTGTCTGCGGTGAGGAGACCGCTTTGATTCACTCCATTGAAGGCCACCGGGGGATGCCGACACCGAAGCCTCCCTTCCCGGCTGTTGAAGGATTGTGGGGGATGCCGACAATCATCAATAATGTGGAAACGCTTGCTAATATTGCACAGATTATTCTGAACGGCGCAGAGTGGTACGCAAGTATCGGAACCGAGAAATCGAAGGGCACCAAGGTGTTTGCACTCGGAGGCAAGGTTGTGAACACCGGACTGGTTGAGGTTCCGATGGGCATTACGCTGCGCGAGGTCATCTTTGAAATTGGCGGCGGGATTCCCGGCGGCAAAAAATTCAAGGCTGTGCAAACCGGAGGCCCGTCGGGGGGCTGCCTGACTGAAGAGCATCTGGACTGTACCATAGATTTTGATACACTGACCAGTCTGGGTTCCATGATGGGCTCCGGCGGAATGATCATTATGGATGAGGACACCTGCATGGTGGATGTCGCCCGGTTCTATCTGGATTTCACCCGTGACGAATCATGCGGCAAGTGCACACCATGCCGGATAGGCACTAAACGGCTGCTTGAGATGCTCGATAAGATTACCGAAGGCAAAGGGACCATGGAGGATCTCGAGAATTTGGAACAGCTGTCGCTGCAGATTAAGAACGCCTCTCTCTGTGCGTTAGGGCAGACTGCCCCCAACCCGGTATTGTCGACCATTAAATATTTCCGCGATGAATATATGGCTCATATTACGGACAGCAAATGTCCGGCCGGTGTCTGCAAATCCCTGATCTCCTATGAAATCGATGCTGAGCTGTGCCGCGGCTGCAGTCTCTGTGCCCGGAAATGTCCAAGCGATGCGATTTCCGGCAAAGTGAAGGAACCGTATGTCATCGATAAGGCAACCTGCAT of the Paenibacillus pedocola genome contains:
- a CDS encoding glycoside hydrolase family 13 protein; this translates as MDLAAFIHEPKGALSYAYDSETLHIRIKTKKDDIQSVTLLAIDPFNWKPVAKDSHVYDFAIDTMQHVEMKKEYVTRYHDCWFAELPGFNWRRIKYGFVLNDGHECCFAGCQQFVPLPEDWTPPKDHTNYFYYPYILEEDLYEAPTWVKDTVWYQIFPDRFNRGSAEEDAKDREDLLEWGSDELDGVHKKFGGNLQGVIEKLDYIRDLGCDGIYFTPIFDSPSSHKYDTKDYFKIDPHFGDNDKLGLLVEEAHKRGIRVMLDAVFNHCGYEHPFWQDVLKHGSSSPYFDYFYILDADKPVVPDTALAAREGYYFGEHLNYRTFAYTEQMPKWNTANPAAREYLISAAVYWTEHYNIDGWRLDVANEVSHDFWREFRKRIKAIRKDIYILGENWLYSNPWLQGDQFDAVMNYEFTGPVTRYFGTNLPEQEQYTAEDFVNAINQLLVSYPKHVARNMFNLLDSHDTARILHFCGDDPELVKLPYVFLLTYGGSPSIYYGGEVGLGGDEHHNRQCMPWKPEQQNLALYQTIRRLIGLRKENPLFKAIDIEWLSAGGATNTLIYKKESSSGTLYVLIHNSSEPADIGLPSELQGRKMRDLYNDQPVETAAEIRMESHSFRLLAAE
- a CDS encoding amylo-alpha-1,6-glucosidase encodes the protein MTSGTKRSILEKMTMTVERKDNRAVSFTNKEAAYYFTQSHVTDHPEHAYFEGLNVAKNRLFGGYTLYADHQELDDQEAAVEVSPYSMIRTHGSLTEELWLFDYRNVLEVSLSGAGQDIGIALKGKELEYLKLSRNTAYFKAMEGEWVIALRPRNARPLSLLSKVFHTEAEAGGFYISAARTEAEAAALIQDTEAHANRLKSERIKRMEDFLQQNVYINSSNEQLTLALNWLSLTMDQLVTRQQGDGIYAGLPWFNEYWGRDQFIALPGAVLVSGQFETAKHILMSFAEYQNTDETSKYYGRVPNILAPENIDYHTTDGTPRFIIQLQDYVKYSGDTEIINKLYPAVRSSIEGSLKHWVDAKGYLTHDDNETWMDARDADLNSYSPRETRANDIQALWYHQLRAGVYFAEYMGDQKNAEQWGSLADRLKSNFERDFRDPSHPYLADRLDAADEPEFSLRPNQLFAFDMFEDRDFKAAAVRTAWEELVYPWGVASLDRQHPFFHPFHLTEKYHKDEAYHNGTVWTWLNGIAMQRMIESGQEEIAYKLFHNMNWQALHLGVVGGLSENLDAYPHEGENWAKLTGAYLQAWSNAEQLRVWYQYFLGIRPDMIHHKVLLAPRIPQEITDLQFHVKVGEGTLEAEYSANRSEQRYIYRFKGVKLKAVIDIAPFAELELEAEAGAELRLSRTGLELEIELVNERGEIIRKLTVQPSKDRIEQQLHSDQLFAGVHFAEPLALEKHPVMQRESTTVVGTEE
- a CDS encoding fumarylacetoacetate hydrolase family protein; translation: MKLLSYIQNGGYRLGIHTDNGILDVTDASVVYGLEETAELSIQDVINGGAEILKRLLNLQQLAENDTNGRLQLLDESKLAFAPCVTSPGKIVCVGLNYRKHAEETKAAIPQTPILFSKFNNALAGHLETVPLPAASQQVDYEAELAIVIGRKAYNVSKEEALDYVFGYCCANDLSARDLQFRTQQWLLGKTCDKFAPVGPYLVTADEVGNPNNLRISCAVNGEARQSSNTEDMIFHCDEIISYISQHLTLEPGDIILTGTPEGVVLGYPTEQQVFLKSGDIVTVEIEKLGRLTNTITV
- a CDS encoding winged helix-turn-helix transcriptional regulator, translated to MQKNPDQCQFVVTMESIVGKWKPSIIYHLLQGKPLRFNELRRLLPNITQRMLTLHLRQLEEEEILSRVIYPQIPPKVEYSITEYGMTLAPIMEALHQWGVTHIERKKLGEAKKEQIPASDD